The following proteins are encoded in a genomic region of Camarhynchus parvulus chromosome 4A, STF_HiC, whole genome shotgun sequence:
- the ITM2A gene encoding integral membrane protein 2A — translation MVKIAFNSPFALKDEPKKEAAEALVADKDPEVATHRSESSSGRCLLTLLGLAFILAGVVVGGACIYKYFMPKHKVYRGEMCYFENEARERAVEPYFLPIAEEADIREDDNIAIIDVPVPKFSDSDPAAIVHDFDRLLTAYLDLQLGNCYVIPLNTSIVMPPRNLMDLFAKLATGSYLPQTYLVREEMVVTEEIDNVSDLGIFIYQLCVGKETFRLQRRDQIMGVQKRAAENCHSIRHFENSFVVETKICQQ, via the exons ATGGTGAAGATCGCCTTCAACTCGCCCTTCGCCCTCAAGGATGAGCCCAAAAAGGAGGCGGCCGAGGCGCTTGTGGCCGACAAG GACCCAGAAGTTGCCACACACAGGAGTGAAAGCTCATCTGGAAGATGTCTCCTAACTCTGCTGGGCCTGGCGTTCATCTTGGCAGGGGTTGTTGTGGGTGGAGCCTGCATCTACAAGTACTTCATGCCAAAG CACAAGGTGTACCGTGGGGAGATGTGCTACTTTGAGAACGAGGCGCGGGAGCGCGCGGTGGAGCCGTACTTCCTGCCCATCGCCGAGGAGGCCGACATCCGCGAGGACGACAACATCGCCATCATCGACGTGCCCGTGCCCAAGTTCTCCGACAGCGACCCCGCCGCCATCGTGCACGACTTCGACAGG cttttgacAGCGTATCTCGACCTGCAGCTGGGGAACTGCTACGTGATCCCGCTGAACACTTCCATAGTCATGCCTCCAAGGAATCTGATGGATCTCTTTGCCAAGCTGGCG ACTGGCTCTTACCTGCCCCAGACGTACCTGGTGCGTGAGGAGATGGTGGTGACAGAGGAGATCGATAACGTGTCTGACCTGGGCATCTTCATCTACCAGCTCTGTGTGGGGAAAGAGACCTTCAGGCTTCAGCGCAGAGACCAAATCATGG gtgtgcagaAACGGGCAGCGGAGAACTGTCACTCAATCAGACACTTTGAAAACTCCTTCGTGGTTGAGACAAAGATCTGTCAGCAGTGA